atgatgctgcctaaattggatacatttgtgttgattactaatgaagagcctagcatggacaagagggatgaacactggagtaggatcaagcatggagatgaatGCACGCGCGAAGGGATCCAGAATGGCGTTACTAGTGCATATTTGAGCACTTTGAAGCCTCCGCGATGACCTACAAGGAtatggacgaaatatacaagatgccccTTCACAAATTTCGTCCATAACTTATTTTAGGTGCCgtgtcaccttatttttgggccagacccatgtaatttcgaaatactaaagtataggctatttttagagtccatatgtgtggggaaaacagagttagggttggtttcggacccctccttcaaggggccacgaaatccccccttcctccatatatacaacccttagggcatcgtttagactttggattttgtttagattaaaacttcgccatagctgtaacttcgcgtacttcgtttgtgttcaacgaccagaccaagacgtcacagaatCTCACttgattaataaagctttcctcttttattcgcaatatccagattgcaatttcagtttcttgcttgttcttcatttgtttgcaggaaatagaccttcgtggtcaggttggtcgtcctccggcgtggtcaataacctctcggagttggtttagcggttgctaaggcgcgacgtccttgCACGTTCGTAGTTGAATCGTCAAAGTCTACTTCAccaaaaacgatagccaccatcttaTCAAAaaacgggacacctttgcctctatcagaatGCCTATCGGATTTCTACGGGGATTCATTCTATTATGAATAATTTTGTTACGTCTTCTTGTCCAAATGCGTCCATGAAGAAAGGAGGTTGAAGTATGCCACATTTGGTTTTTGACAAATTAAATGTGATGCATCTTTTGATCATGATCCTCTTAGGGCACAATTGGGGCGGTCTTGTGGGACGATAAAGGCAAATTCATTGTTTGGGAATGGAAAGATTAACCGGTGTGCGAATGTTTTTATGGTTGAAGTTTCGGCTCTCAGATTCGGTTTTTCTATGGTACAAACGATGGGATGCAATCGTCTTGTTATTAACTCTGACAATTTGAAGATCATTGATAGTAAAGAATGAAGAAGGTTCGTCgggtattttttatttttataaattCGAGCACCATAATAGGTATTCACTCCGTCCTAAAATAAATGACTCAATTTTGTACTGACTTTATAGCGAGGTCACGAACCATGTAACTACTATTTTGAATGAATAAATTCTTCACTTCTGTTTTTTTTAAACGCACCGGTGCCGCAAGCATGAAGCCATAAAAATGGACAAAACAAAACCGCGTCTCCCGGCTTCCCCACCGTTCCGCGTGCACTGTCGGTCCCGCCTCGATCCGATCGGCGAAAGGAAAGGGaatgtcgtcgtcgtcgtcggcgGCGGAACAGCATGGCCACCATGCCGTAGGCGGCCGCGAGCTAGTGCCGCTCGCGGCTCTCATAAAGGAGGAGTCCCGCACCGAGCGGCACGCCGTCACTCGGAGCAGGATCTGCGCGCGTGAGGATGGAGGAGTAGGAGGGGAAGTTGGGGAGGCGGAGACGCGGCGGCCACTGCTACGGTATGGGTGCGCCGCGCAGTCCAAGAAGGGGGAGGACTTCTTCCTACTCAGGACCGACTGCGCGCGCCCCTCTACTTCCTCGTCCTCTTCGACCACCTCGCATCCCCCCACCTTCGCGGTTTTCGCCGTAAGTCGCGTGCCCTTGTGCTTGCTGAAAGGTTGCTGTGCGGTCTCTAGATGCGGTGGTGGTTGTGCCGCGCGCGTGGTTTCGCTACCGTGTGCACTTGATCCGTAGCTGGGGTTTGAGCCCGGGAGTAGCTAAATAGTTAGGTAGTGAGCTTTGGTTCGCTGTTTGAAGCTACTGCAGGTGCATCGGCAGCTTGTATTTTGCCTTCTCCCATCTGAGGTCGGTGATTGGTGAAGTGATGTGCTCAGCTATATATTCTGATTTGTTGTAGTCATTTGCAGCCTTGTTTTTGGTAGGACCTAGGGGTGGCAGTTTATGCTTGAAAATCATATGTAAGCCATAGCCGCATACACGTGTGCGCTATAAAGTAGAATGCTCTGGTTGAGGGTGGACTAGTCTATTCGATAATTGGATGTTCCATTGTCAGCAGGTTCTTGACGGGCATAACGGCGATGCCGCTGCAATATATACAAGGGACAATCTGCTCAACCATGTCCTGAGCGCGATGCCACAGGGTCTTTCGCGGGAGGAGTGGTTGCATTCTCTGCCCCGTGCGCTTGTCGCGGGATTCGTCAAGACCGACAAGGAATTCCAAACCAAAGGCATGGTTCTGTCACTTGTATTTGGCGTTTTGCTGCAGCACCATAAGTTACGATGAATGTTGATGGAATTTCCTTTTGCTGCCATGTACCAGGCCAAACTTCGGGCACAACTGCCACATTTGCGATAATCGATGGCTGGACTATCACTGTTGCTTCAGTTGGCGATTCTCGCTGTATTTTGGATGCTCAGGGTGGGGCTGTTTCTTTGCTTACAGTTGATCACCGACTAGAAGAAAATGTCGAGGAGTGAGTACCAGCTGCTTACCAAGAATGTGCATTACTATGTTGTTTTATTTGGAGGGTTTTGCTAGTCAGCAAACATACCCTCCCTGCAAAGAAATATAATCTGGTAAAAATAGAGTAGCATGATGGGTGTTTTCCTTTCTTGTATGTATTATGTATTGGATGACTAATTTTTGTTGGTGCCTTTTTGATCCCTTGACACTTTATTGTGTCCTGCGGGATTTGAAATGTTTCATGTGAAAGTCCAGCAAATTCTCGTTGAACCTTTGAATGTTCATGACACCTCTTCGATTCTCACGGAGTAGGGATAACATAGAAAAATGTGGAGATACTATCAATAGATTAGCATTTACTCGACTGGTTATCTGAGTGCAGTGATGGAAGGGGTGGGGAGTGAAAAAGTTCATTAATTGCAATCTTGGTTTCAATGTTAGCCCTGTATTGTGAAATTTCAAGTAATATCATTGCCTtgtattctttttttttttgtTAATGCCCAAGCACTAATACGTACAAGTAATTGCTCATCTTCACTTCACCTAACCATCGAATAAAATGGTGGCAGGAGGGAGCGTGTCACAGCGAGTGGAGGTGAAGTTGGAAGGCTTAGTGTGGTTGGTGGAGCAGAGGTTTGCTCTCAGTTACTACCTCTTTCTGTTAATGAAGGGCATTTAATATGTTTGCTTTTTCGTGCTGTTTAAGATAGATCTGTATCCTATACGTATTGGTTAACTTTGGAAGGATGAGCAAACATGCTAAGAATTTGTGTTGGCTCGTCTTTAGATTGGTCCACTGCGATGCTGGCCAGGAGGTTTGTGCCTATCCAGATCCATTGGAGACATAGATGTTGGTGAATTTATCGTACCTGTTCCTTATGTCAAGCAAGTGAAGGTACTTCTATGACATGTCATGAATTGCTCCAACTTCTCCTCTTCAGAATATTTTAATTCTGTATATATAAACCCATAACTTGATGTAAAAATTCCATGCCTATACTTATCTGCCATTGCTAGCCGGGAATGCTTTCTGCTTGATGTGTTGTTCATTTGCCATAGTTGTCAAATACTGGTGGGAGGCTTATTATTGCTTCAGACGGCATTTGGGATGCATTGTCTTCAGATGCAGCTGCAAAGTGTTGCAGAGGGTTGCCTGCTGAACTCGCTGCCAAGCAAGTAGTTAAGGTAAAACATTTAGCGTGACTTCATAGTTTGCAAGGTGTTGTGTTACCATTGGTGATGCTTCTATTGGTCACAAATTATTTTTCTTGCATAACCAGACATGCACTTCTGATCAATTAAATGTGTGAAATAATTATTTAGGAGGCACTCAAGACAAGGGGCCTAAAAGATGACACGACATGTGTCGTTGTTGACATAATCCCACCTGATCAAACGATACGCCCTCTATCTCCACCGAAAAAGATGAATAAGTTGAAGTCCCTGATTTTTAGGAAAAAAGCAAAGGACCAGCCCAATAAATTGACTAAGCAGCTTTCTTCAGTGGGTATGGTTGAAGAGATATTTGAAGAAGGTTCAGCGATACTATCAGAGAGGTTAGTTGTACTCTTGCTCATATTTGTTTCACTGTCTTTAATATGAAGTTGTTGAGAGAGTATGTGTATTTTCAGTACTCCCGTGCTGAAGGCTGTAAGTAATGAGATTCGTTGTGAACCATGAAAAACACACACAAATTTTGGTCATTCTGAGTCCTAAACACAAATCTAGCATGATAACCACCAACCAGCCACATTGTATTCCCATGGCCAAATTTTACTGGCTGGATCACTGGCCACTCCAATTTCTTTTCCTGAGTAAACGTAAAGCTTGCGCCTTGATGCATATGTGGTTTCGGCGTGTGACTGTTCACATTGTGCATCATGAAGCCTCTTTAGAGCCTGTGCAATATCTTTGTCAGATGTAATCAGACTTCTGAATTGGACTTGCAAGATTTGTAGAACCAGTAGCTGGTGGGCATAAAAATCCGAGAAACAAACACCGGACTAAAATTGAATTCATATCTTTTCCCCATTGAGAGCTGAAAATTTAGGTTCCAGTATTGACCAACCGAATTAGTCCTTGCTTCGACAACCCCGTAAACATGTTCACCTTTATGAAGTTACGCTTGTCAAATACAGTGCACCAATAAAACCAGTGAAATTAGACCTACTCGGGCTGAGCCAGAATACGGCCATCCAAGTGGGCCTTTAATATAGGTAATTTTGGTTTTTAGCCTCTGTTAACCGAAAAAACTGAATAAACCTGTACGCAAGGATAATCCATTGATTCGTATGCTAAATCTGAATGCCCCAACTGCCCAAGACCTGCTTTCCCAATCCCACATCAGCCTTTACTTCCCGCATAGCCGAACAGCAGCACGCCCGATCTTTCTAGTACTTAAACGTGCTGGCAACGGCGGAGCTAGGAATTATACACAAGGGGGGCCGAATATTGAACAAGACTCTAAAAGGCAACATGGTGTATCGAATATTTATGCGACTTTTTCTAGAAGAAAAAAGTCCATTTTACTACCCTGAATAAAGTGGGTGGTTCACTTTACCCCCTGATCTATTTTTCTGCTTCTTTTACCCCCCAAACAAACCCAAACCAGACAAAACACTCCCTTGGTGGTTTTTCTCCACCCGCTGCTGATGTGGCACTAGTCAACGGCGGTTTTGACCTGGGTGGGGCCCCCTTGTCAGGTTTCtctcacctctctctctctctctctctctctctctctctccaggTCGGATAGAGCTGCCGCTGCACCCGCCGGCGAGCAGAGCAGGACTAGGCAGGGTCGGCAGGAGGCGGTGGCGCGCGGGGGTCGAGGCGGTGGTGGCAGCCACTAGCGGTGGGTACTCGGGGTGGGCTCGCGCGGCGGTGGGATGGCATGGCCGGCGGTGGCGAGGCGATccgcggcggcgcgggacggGGCTCCTCTGGTAGGACGCTGACGCGATGGGCAGGAGAGGGCGGCGGCTCATGGGTGACGCGGTGAGGGAGGTGGGGCGCGGGTGGCTCGGGCACGGATCTGCCCGAGGCGAGCTCCTTCGGGCGGCAGCGAATCTGACCTGGAGAGagagagcgggggggggggggggaggtgagAGAAACCTGACAAGGGGGCCCCACCCAGGTCAAAACCGCCGTTGACTAGTGCCACATCAGCAGTGGGTGGAGAAAAACTAGCCAGGGGGGTGTTTTGTCTGGTTTGGGTTTGTTTGGGGGGTAAAAGAAGCAGAAAAATAGATTAGGGGGTAAAGTGAACCACCCACTTTATTCAGGGTAGTAAAATGGACTTCTTTCTTTCtagaaaaataatagaaattAATTGATGCCAGTATAGCAGAATATGTGCTATTATTACTAATAAGGTGTTGATAACATAGACATATCACATAccccctctgttcctaaatatttgtctttttagaggtttcaaatggactaccacatacggatgtatatagacatattttagagtgtagattcactcattttgctccgtatgtagtcacctgttgaaatctctagaaagacaaatatttagaaacagagggagtagataGCATGAAAGCAAAATGCATAATTAGATGGCAATGAATAAACAATTAACAGTCAGCATAGACCTTTCGTCGTATTTAATCCAACAACAATTGATTTTTTTAGGGTGTTATGTTGGTAAAACGTCAGCTATTTATATATTTTGAAAACAAAGTAACCAAGAGACATTTGTAAATTACAACAACAAAATTTGCCTTGTCCTTGTGTATTTTGCCTCTTCCGACATTGTCTTGGAAGTGTAGAATAGTTAGTGGCAGAGGAGAAGCCGCAGTACAAAATAAACAAGTGGTGGCTAGTGTGCGTGTGTGTCTGAAGCAATAGAAGCTAAAGTCAAACATGCTATTCACTTTTACTACTCAGTTGGATCTTCTGTGGGTACTCTATCTCACAAAAATGCTGTTCGGAGAGGGATATAGGTGAGGCCACATAGCTCTTTACATCAATAATCCGGGGGTCTTCAGAAAAATTCTGAATGTTGGGGGGAGCCGTGGCCCCTGCTGGTCCCCCCCTGGATCGGCCGTTGCGTGCTGGTGCCTGCATGTGTAATGTTAGTTACACGCTAGCAGTAGGAGCGTTGTTTCCTGCTCTTCGCCTGCTGCTGCAGTGCTCCGCAGGAACCTGCTTGTTTGTTGGCTGTTGCACTACTTTTTGTAAGACTGAAGTGTTGAAGTCTGTTTGTCAACATCGGAGAGCTTTATGTTTATGCTCATGGATGGATAAACTATGTCGCGCTGAACATTACTGTTTGTGGTGTTATGCTGTCATAATTTTGTTAAATCTCTGTCAAAATGGTTGAAATTGCCTCCTGTGCATGTACATCCAAATTGGTGTTAATCGAAAACCAAACAAAACTGACAGTTAACTGAATTCTTAGTTTCCGGAATTTGAATGTAAATTCCGGTTTCCCCTTTTCACGAACCGAACTTGGTAAAAACTGTTTTTTTGGTTTAAACTGAAGGCCCACATGTAAACAAGCTTGTTATTTCTTTCTAGTGTTCAGattgtgtttttgtttttgccATATGTGGTTAAATCTATTGAATGTTGGAAGTTTGTCCTGAACAATTCGATTATGCCTGAACTTGCTTTACATAGTAAAATcatgattttacttcccaaaggACCATTCTGATCATTAACCTGCTAGTAGCCCTATTTTTAATTAGCAAATTACACATCAAATTACTGTAATCATATGTTCTCTTTACTACTTAAAAAAGACATAGCATTCAGTGTTTCACTCCTCCTGCGTTTCGCTCGATGGCTTTTACTTCTCTCCCTTCGTCCGCCCCCCTCTACAGAGGTTTTAATTCCATATCCCACCCGGTTTTCTGCTTGAAAACTGCCCCACCACCCATGAAAACCGCCCATAGCAGACCTGGCAAGAAATATTTGCCCTAGACGCACGATTGCCCCCATGCTCCATCGTTACCTGGCTGCGGCAGGGAGACGGACCTCGCCCTCGTCACTTGTCTGCCATGCCTTGGTCTTCGCCGGCGGTGCACCACGAACCTTCTCATCAGCGATTGGATTAGCACCTACAGACCGATGTGCCGTATCAGTCACATCGCTGGCAAGCCGAGCACCGTGGTGGAGTGGAGCACGGTGAGCCCAGCAACGCTAGGAATGCTGTGGTGTTGCAGTAGAAGAAGGCATATCAGCGGTGTAGGATCACCTGACGAAGGTGGCGCTGATGACCAGTGTAGCCAGCAGCACCAGGTCCTTGCGCAAACTTCCCCATGAACATGAACTCTTCCGACGTCATTTCTGTTGGGTCAGTTCCTGAGAGCATACACATCACGTACGTACATGCTAGAAATTTTATTTCTCGGCTTCAGCTCTTGATAGAATACACAGAAGGTATGTACGTGCTAAGAATTTTGGTGGGTAATCAATCTTAGCATTTGTTAGGAGATTATAAATGACATAATAACTGATTTTTATCTATCCTGTGAACAATTGAATTGGCATCGATCAACTGCAAGTGCAAGCAGGCTCACACAACTTGTAATTAAATGCACGTCACTCCTGACCTATTTGAACCAGAAAATGTCATGAACATAAATTCAGTAGTAACTTGACAGTATAATAAGGTAAACTATTGTTACAATTTCTGTTGTAACAAATTGAAGTTTCTGTTAGCAGGGCGAACTTCAGTTCATTTGAACCAGAAAATGTCATGAACATGAAAGCAGTAGTGACTTGAAAGTACAATAAGCTAAACTGTTGCTGTAACAAGTTGAAGTTTCTGTTAGCAGGACCAACTTCAGCTCAGGTGTCAGAAAAAACTTTAGTTCCGGATTTAGGAACAATCAGTCAGCTTAACTCAAGCTAATTTGCACATTGAATTACAAATGTAATCAAAGAGAGGTAGGGATGGAGGGCGCTGTCTGAAGTCGCTCGGGGGCTCAAACAGGAACTTGTGGCTGATGTGGATGGAGATGGACCGAGTTGGCGAACGGCGCTTCATGGCTGGACACTGGCGATGGCCGGTTGTGGGACGCTGGCAATAGCAGCTTGAGGACGGGGGCCTTGGAGGTGAGGTGTGCATCCGCCGCTTGGGGTTTGGCTTTGGATTCGGCATCGTGTACACTACACTGCCACACTGG
The Aegilops tauschii subsp. strangulata cultivar AL8/78 chromosome 3, Aet v6.0, whole genome shotgun sequence genome window above contains:
- the LOC109787119 gene encoding probable protein phosphatase 2C 3 isoform X2, with the protein product MSSSSSAAEQHGHHAVGGRELVPLAALIKEESRTERHAVTRSRICAREDGGVGGEVGEAETRRPLLRYGCAAQSKKGEDFFLLRTDCARPSTSSSSSTTSHPPTFAVFAVLDGHNGDAAAIYTRDNLLNHVLSAMPQGLSREEWLHSLPRALVAGFVKTDKEFQTKGQTSGTTATFAIIDGWTITVASVGDSRCILDAQGGAVSLLTVDHRLEENVEERERVTASGGEVGRLSVVGGAEIGPLRCWPGGLCLSRSIGDIDVGEFIVPVPYVKQVKLSNTGGRLIIASDGIWDALSSDAAAKCCRGLPAELAAKQVVKEALKTRGLKDDTTCVVVDIIPPDQTIRPLSPPKKMNKLKSLIFRKKAKDQPNKLTKQLSSVGMVEEIFEEGSAILSERTNFSSGVRKNFSSGFRNNQSA
- the LOC109787119 gene encoding probable protein phosphatase 2C 3 isoform X3, whose protein sequence is MSSSSSAAEQHGHHAVGGRELVPLAALIKEESRTERHAVTRSRICAREDGGVGGEVGEAETRRPLLRYGCAAQSKKGEDFFLLRTDCARPSTSSSSSTTSHPPTFAVFAVLDGHNGDAAAIYTRDNLLNHVLSAMPQGLSREEWLHSLPRALVAGFVKTDKEFQTKGQTSGTTATFAIIDGWTITVASVGDSRCILDAQGGAVSLLTVDHRLEENVEERERVTASGGEVGRLSVVGGAEIGPLRCWPGGLCLSRSIGDIDVGEFIVPVPYVKQVKLSNTGGRLIIASDGIWDALSSDAAAKCCRGLPAELAAKQVVKEALKTRGLKDDTTCVVVDIIPPDQTIRPLSPPKKMNKLKSLIFRKKAKDQPNKLTKQLSSVGMVEEIFEEGSAILSERR
- the LOC109787119 gene encoding probable protein phosphatase 2C 3 isoform X4 encodes the protein MSSSSSAAEQHGHHAVGGRELVPLAALIKEESRTERHAVTRSRICAREDGGVGGEVGEAETRRPLLRYGCAAQSKKGEDFFLLRTDCARPSTSSSSSTTSHPPTFAVFAVLDGHNGDAAAIYTRDNLLNHVLSAMPQGLSREEWLHSLPRALVAGFVKTDKEFQTKGQTSGTTATFAIIDGWTITVASVGDSRCILDAQGGAVSLLTVDHRLEENVEERERVTASGGEVGRLSVVGGAEIGPLRCWPGGLCLSRSIGDIDVGEFIVPVPYVKQVKLSNTGGRLIIASDGIWDALSSDAAAKCCRGLPAELAAKQVVKEALKTRGLKDDTTCVVVDIIPPDQTIRPLSPPKKMNKLKSLIFRKKAKDQPNKLTKQLSSVGMVEEIFEEGSAILSER
- the LOC109787119 gene encoding probable protein phosphatase 2C 3 isoform X1; amino-acid sequence: MSSSSSAAEQHGHHAVGGRELVPLAALIKEESRTERHAVTRSRICAREDGGVGGEVGEAETRRPLLRYGCAAQSKKGEDFFLLRTDCARPSTSSSSSTTSHPPTFAVFAVLDGHNGDAAAIYTRDNLLNHVLSAMPQGLSREEWLHSLPRALVAGFVKTDKEFQTKGQTSGTTATFAIIDGWTITVASVGDSRCILDAQGGAVSLLTVDHRLEENVEERERVTASGGEVGRLSVVGGAEIGPLRCWPGGLCLSRSIGDIDVGEFIVPVPYVKQVKLSNTGGRLIIASDGIWDALSSDAAAKCCRGLPAELAAKQVVKEALKTRGLKDDTTCVVVDIIPPDQTIRPLSPPKKMNKLKSLIFRKKAKDQPNKLTKQLSSVGMVEEIFEEGSAILSERLGNDSGSRRTSSSLFTCAICQADLEPSEGTSVHVGSVFSSSSKPWEGPFLCSDCRDKKDAMEGKRPSGVKVL